One Ahaetulla prasina isolate Xishuangbanna chromosome 17, ASM2864084v1, whole genome shotgun sequence genomic window carries:
- the CCT3 gene encoding T-complex protein 1 subunit gamma, which produces MLGQRPVLVLSQNTKRESGRKVQTGNINAAKTIADIIRTCLGPRAMMKMLLDPMGGIVMTNDGNAILREIQVQHPAAKSMIEISRTQDEEVGDGTTSVIILAGEMLSVAEHFLEQQMHPTVIISAYRKALDDMISALKKISTAVDVSNREAMLKIINSAISTKAINRWSDLACSIALDAVKTVELEENGRKEIDIKKYAKVEKIPGGFIEDSCVLPGVMINKDITHSRMRRTIKNPRIVLLDCSLEFKKGESQTDIEITREEDFARILQMEEEFVQQMCDHLIKVKPDLIITEKGISDLAQHFLMRANITAIRRVRKTDNNRIARACGARIVSRTDELREEDVGTGARLFEVKKIGDEYFTFITDCKEPKACTILLRGASKEILAEVERNLQDAMQVCRNVLVDPQLVPGGGASEMAVAHALTEKSKVMTGVEQWPYRAVAQALEVIPRTLIQNCGASTIRALTSLRAKHTQEGSQTWGVNGETGALADMKDLGIWEPLSVKLQTYKTAVETAVLLLRIDDIVSGHKKKGDDQNKQPGAPNAAQE; this is translated from the exons ATGCTGGGCCAGCGCCCCGTCCTCGTTCTCA GTCAAAACACAAAACGTGAATCTGGAAGAAAAGTCCAGACTGGAAATATTAATGCTGCTAAG ACTATTGCTGATATTATCAGAACCTGCCTAGGACCAAGGGCAATGATGAAG ATGCTGTTGGACCCCATGGGTGGAATCGTCATGACAAACGATGGCAATGCTATTCTTAGAGAA ATTCAAGTACAGCATCCAGCTGCCAAATCCATGATAGAAATCAGCCGTACTCAGGATGAAGAAGTGGGCGATGGGACCACATCTGTGATTATTCTCG CTGGAGAAATGCTGTCGGTGGCAGAACATTTCCTAGAGCAGCAGATGCACCCCACGGTAATCATCAGCGCCTACCGAAAGGCCCTGGATGACATGATCAGCgctctgaagaaaatcag CACTGCCGTTGACGTCAGCAACCGCGAGGCCATGCTTAAAATCATCAACAGCGCCATCAGCACCAAGGCTATAAACCGCTGGTCAGATCTGGCCTGCAGCATTGCCCTGGATGCGGTCAAAACAGTGGAGTTGGAAGAGAATGGCAGGAAGGAAATTGACATCAAGAAGTATGCTAAAGTAGAAAAG ATTCCTGGTGGTTTTATTGAGGATTCCTGTGTCCTGCCTGGGGTCATGATTAATAAAGATATCACTCATTCTCGGATGCGCCGCACCATCAAGAACCCCCGGATCGTTTTGCTGGACTGTTCGCTGGAATTCAAGAAGGGGGAGAGCCAG ACTGATATTGAAATAACCCGCGAGGAAGACTTTGCTCGCATCCTACAGATGGAAGAGGAATTTGTTCAGCAGATGTGCGATCATTTGATCAAAGTTAAGCCTGACCTCATCATCACGGAGAAAGGCATCTCCG acCTGGCTCAACATTTCCTGATGAGAGCTAACATCACAGCAATCCGCCGGGTGAGGAAAACTGACAACAACCGGATTGCAAG GGCTTGTGGCGCTCGTATTGTCAGCCGCACGGATGAGCTTCGCGAAGAGGATGTGGGGACCGGCGCTCGGCTCTTCGAAGTGAAGAAAATTGGAGACGAGTACTTTACTTTTATCACTGACTGCAAGGAACCCAAGGCCTGCACCATTTTGCTCCGGGGCGCCAGCAAAGAGATTCTAGCG GAGGTGGAGCGTAACCTCCAGGATGCCATGCAGGTCTGTCGCAACGTCCTCGTTGACCCGCAGCTGGTGCCAGGCGGTGGCGCTTCCGAGATGGCCGTGGCCCACGCCTTAACCGAAAAGTCCAAAGTCATGACCGGGGTGGAACAGTGGCCCTATCGTGCTGTGGCCCAAGCTCTGGAAGTTATTCCCAGGACCCTCATTCAGAACTGTGGTGCTAGCACTATCCGTGCCCTCACTTCCTTGCGG GCCAAACACACTCAAGAAGGCAGCCAGACCTGGGGTGTCAATGGAGAGACTGGCGCCTTGGCTGACATGAAGGACTTGGGCATCTGGGAGCCCCTCTCTGTCAAGTTGCAGACCTACAAGACGGCTGTCGAG